In Humulus lupulus chromosome 6, drHumLupu1.1, whole genome shotgun sequence, a single genomic region encodes these proteins:
- the LOC133781688 gene encoding uncharacterized protein LOC133781688: MASNRDDSLQSISVRLDGKNYSYWNYVMKNFLKGKKMWGYVSGTLVKPTNDKADYATLLENWEVDNSKIITWINNSVEHSIGTQLAKYETAKEVWDHLARLYTQSNFAKQYQLESDIRALEQKDMSIQEFYSVMTDLWDQLALTESAELRAFAPYIARREEQRLVQFLMALRDDFEGLRGSILHRSPLPSVDSVVSELLADEIRLKSQAGKGILPAPSPSVLVVPPRHFTHHENKPHTKVGVDECSFCKQKGHWKAQCPKLVNRAPQQQRHQLRPPQFGNQPPHYGSQPQFGNHSQPRPYRPPQFNAAATVPPSDSYDFGASSSNPALAALSEQFQKFLTMQPHAMSASSSVGQPPTSSSGSAVSEADWDRP; the protein is encoded by the exons ATGGCAAGTAATAGAGATGATTCCCTTCAATCCATTAGTGTGAGGTTAGATGGAAAGAATTATTCTTATTGGAACTATGTGATGAAAAATTTTTTGAAAGGGAAAAAGATGTGGGGTTATGTTTCTGGAACTTTGGTTAAACCAACAAATGACAAAGCGGATTATGCAACTTTGCTAGAAAATTgggaagtggataattcaaaaattattacTTGGATAAACAACTCTGTAGAACACTCCATAGGTACCCAACTAGCCAAGTATGAAACAGCGAAGGAAGTTTGGGACCATCTTGCAAGGCTGTATACTCAGTCTAACTTTGCAAAGCAATATCAATTAGAATCAGATATTAGAGCTCTTGAACAGAAAGATATGAGTATTCAAGAGTTCTATTCAGTTATGACAGATCTATGGGATCAATTGGCCCTTACTGAATCTGCAGAATTACGAGCTTTTGCACCATATATTGCTCGTAGGGAGGAACAACGATTGGTTCAGTTTTTGATGGCACTTCGTGATGACTTTGAGGGACTCCGTGGCTCTATTTTGCATCGTTCTCCACTTCCTTCGGTTGATTCAGTAGTTAGTGAACTATTGGCAGATGAAATTCGTCTTAAGTCTCAAGCAGGAAAAGGCATCCTCCCAGCACCCAGTCCCTCTGTTTTGGTAGTTCCTCCTCGACACTTTACTCACCATGAGAATAAACCTCACACAAAGGTTGGAGTTGATGAATGCAGCTTTTGCAAACAAAAAGGTCACTGGAAGGCTCAGTGTCCTAAATTAGTAAATCGTGCACCTCAGCAACAAAGACATCAACTCAGACCTCCTCAATTCGGTAATCAACCGCCTCATTATGGTAGCCAACCACAGTTTGGCAACCACTCACAACCTCGACCATACCGTCCTCCGCAATTTAATGCCGCTGCTACTGTACCTCCATCTGACTCGTATGATTTTGGGGCCTCATCTTCCAATCCTGCTCTTGCTGCCCTCTCAGAACAGTTTCAGAAGTTTCTTACCATGCAGCCACATGCCATGTCCGCCTCTTCTTCGGTAGGTCAGCCCCCTACTAGCTCTTCAG GATCCGCAGTCTCAGAAGCTGATTGGGACCGGCCGTAG